The sequence GCGAGTGAAGTGGTGAAGTGGTGAAAAATGGCATGGCGATCGCCACTTCGCGATATCGCCAAATCGCCATATGGGAGTGCGGGGCGGTGCCCCGCCGCTAAACGGGATAGCCGGCGGCGTGGTTGCTCGGGAGGGGGCGGGCGAGTTCGGGGCGGGTGGTGAGGTAGCGCATCAGGTCATCGCGGGAGACGGGTTGGTTGCCGATGCGGGCGATGGCGAGGGCGGCGGCGGCGGAGCCGAGGTAGCCGGCCTGATTGAGCGTCGCGCCGGTGGTGAGCATCAGGGTGGCGGCGGAGAGGAAGGCGTCGCCGGCGCCGACGGGGTCGACGGCGTGATGGGCGAGGGCGGGCAGGTACTCGCTGCGGAGACGCGAAGTGAAGTAATCGGCCACTTCGGTTTCGCGCGGACGGAAGAGCACGCATCCGCGACGGCCCATGGTCACGGCAAGGTTGGGCGTGCGAAGCTGTTTCATGAGCGACATGGCGGCGGCGGGGAGGGATTCGTCGTTGTTGCCGAGGATGCCGCGCAGTTCGCGTTCGGTGGGTGTGAGCAGGTCGGCCTGCTGCATGGCGAGCAATGTGCGGCGGGGGCCGGAGACGTCGCCGGTGATGATGGCGACGTGCGGGCGGAGCATGGGCATGAGCTTTTCGAGGAGGGCGGTGGTGATCGTGCCATACCCGAAGTCGGCGAAGATCACGGCGTCGAGGTCGTCACGCAGATCGTAAAGCGCGGCTTCGAGGCGACGCTGGGCGGTCGTATCGAGGGGCTGCGCGGCGGCGCGGTCGACCTTGAGCAGTTTCTGAGAATCGACGAGAAACCGCTGTTTTGTCGGAAGATTCCGGCGGGTCGGCAGCGTGGTGTGGCGGATATGCGCGGCCTCAAGCCGGGCGATCAGCTCGGCGGAGTCGGCGTCGTCGGCGAGGGTGGTGAACAGGTGCGCGGTGGCGCCGAGGGCTTTGATATGCGCGGCGATGATGGCGGCCCCGCCGAGGTACGTCGCCTCGTCGAGCGGACGCACCGAGAGGATCGGCGCTTCGCCGGCGACGTCCATCGCATCGCAGAAGACGTAGCGGTCGAGCAGGGCGTCGCCGATGATGGCGACCTTCTTGCCGACGAACGACCCGCTGATCGTGCGGCGGAGCGAGACGACATCGACGCCCCATCGCTGACAGCAGGCCGCGAGGCGACGGGCTTCGCCCGCACCGTCGGCAGCGACGGCCGATTCGAGCAGGGCGGTGGACGAGTAGACGACTTCGCCGGAGGAATAGATGACGCGCCCGCCCTGCGACTCGACGAGATGCTTCTCAGCGAGGAATCGCGGGTCGGCGGAGTGCTCGTATTCCTTGCCCTTGACGTATACATGCGGGGCGAGGGAGCGGATGATCGGCTCGGCGGTGGGGTCGTCGGCGATGACGACGTGGTCAACGAACTCGAGGGCGGCGAGCGATTCGGCGCGAAGCTCCTGCGGGACGTAGGGGCGCATGCC is a genomic window of Planctomycetota bacterium containing:
- a CDS encoding adenylyltransferase/cytidyltransferase family protein, with protein sequence MRDPFHEPISNGMKLDVLRKLVPVADLAALRARYAPEQRTLVLCHGCFDIVHPGHVRYLQFAKQQGDILIVSLTGDDAIEKSDGMRPYVPQELRAESLAALEFVDHVVIADDPTAEPIIRSLAPHVYVKGKEYEHSADPRFLAEKHLVESQGGRVIYSSGEVVYSSTALLESAVAADGAGEARRLAACCQRWGVDVVSLRRTISGSFVGKKVAIIGDALLDRYVFCDAMDVAGEAPILSVRPLDEATYLGGAAIIAAHIKALGATAHLFTTLADDADSAELIARLEAAHIRHTTLPTRRNLPTKQRFLVDSQKLLKVDRAAAQPLDTTAQRRLEAALYDLRDDLDAVIFADFGYGTITTALLEKLMPMLRPHVAIITGDVSGPRRTLLAMQQADLLTPTERELRGILGNNDESLPAAAMSLMKQLRTPNLAVTMGRRGCVLFRPRETEVADYFTSRLRSEYLPALAHHAVDPVGAGDAFLSAATLMLTTGATLNQAGYLGSAAAALAIARIGNQPVSRDDLMRYLTTRPELARPLPSNHAAGYPV